A section of the Streptomyces sp. NBC_01591 genome encodes:
- a CDS encoding acyl-CoA dehydrogenase family protein, with protein sequence MDAAFTAEQDEIRRTLRELLAARCAPDDIRSAVRTADGYDADLWRRLAQDLGLPGLALPQEHGGVGCGLTELAVACEETGRALLPSPLIATAALAAPLIAALGTDAQRTALLPRIAAGGLTATLAVPGGSLATALGLTGDPVDGTWAGGGRAGGMQARPVAGAEGWRLYGEAAQVLDGHSAGLLLVAAHAGGFPRSRTLLFLVRPDAAAGAVRTRLTSLDETRPLARIELRDTEAELLGADDTVDVTGALASAGHPVAALLAAEAVGAAASALERTVEYVRAREQFGRAIGSFQAVKHRLADLYVQVQAARSAAYYAAWDPAAAGGLALAQALEALRITTAEAVQLHGGLGFTWEHEAHLYFKRAAADELLFGPVHRLRDHAAQRAGLFTGTALGPAASGPAAPGPVEQVAV encoded by the coding sequence ATGGATGCCGCCTTCACCGCGGAACAGGACGAGATCCGCCGCACCTTGCGCGAACTGCTGGCCGCACGCTGCGCACCCGACGACATCAGGAGCGCCGTGCGCACCGCCGACGGGTACGACGCGGACCTGTGGCGACGGCTCGCCCAGGACCTCGGGCTGCCCGGACTCGCCCTCCCGCAGGAGCACGGAGGCGTCGGCTGCGGCCTCACCGAGCTCGCCGTCGCCTGCGAGGAGACCGGCCGCGCCCTGCTGCCCTCGCCCCTGATCGCCACCGCCGCGCTCGCCGCGCCCCTGATCGCCGCACTCGGCACCGATGCCCAGCGCACCGCCCTGCTGCCGCGCATCGCGGCCGGTGGGCTGACCGCGACCCTCGCCGTCCCCGGCGGCTCGCTCGCCACCGCCCTCGGCCTCACCGGCGACCCCGTCGACGGCACCTGGGCGGGCGGCGGCCGGGCGGGCGGCATGCAGGCCAGGCCGGTCGCCGGCGCGGAGGGCTGGCGGCTGTACGGGGAGGCCGCGCAGGTCCTCGACGGGCACAGCGCCGGACTCCTCCTGGTCGCGGCCCACGCGGGCGGCTTCCCGCGCAGCCGTACGCTCCTCTTCCTGGTCCGCCCGGACGCGGCGGCCGGAGCCGTCCGCACCCGCCTCACCTCGCTCGACGAGACCCGCCCGCTGGCCCGGATCGAACTCCGCGACACCGAGGCCGAACTCCTCGGCGCGGACGACACCGTGGACGTCACCGGCGCCCTCGCCTCGGCCGGGCACCCGGTTGCCGCGCTGCTCGCAGCGGAGGCGGTGGGGGCGGCGGCGAGCGCGCTGGAGCGGACGGTCGAGTACGTCAGGGCGCGCGAGCAGTTCGGCCGGGCGATCGGCTCGTTCCAGGCTGTGAAGCACCGCCTCGCGGATCTGTACGTACAGGTGCAGGCGGCCCGCTCCGCCGCGTACTACGCGGCCTGGGACCCGGCCGCCGCCGGGGGACTCGCCCTGGCCCAGGCCCTGGAGGCGCTCCGGATCACCACCGCCGAGGCCGTCCAGCTGCACGGCGGGCTCGGCTTCACCTGGGAACACGAGGCGCATCTGTACTTCAAGCGGGCGGCGGCCGACGAACTGCTCTTCGGCCCCGTCCACCGGCTCCGCGACCACGCGGCGCAGCGGGCCGGACTCTTCACGGGAACGGCCCTGGGGCCGGCTGCTTCCGGACCGGCTGCTCCCGGACCGGTCGAGCAGGTGGCGGTCTGA
- a CDS encoding nitroreductase family deazaflavin-dependent oxidoreductase: protein MAPGVRLIQKVSSTRTFARIAPHVVPVMDRTVHRLTRGKVLLSAQMLPGLILTVPGARSGQLRTTPLACMPENGAVQSWILVGSNFGRTGHPAWTANLLAGPDKAVVNWQGRDVPVRATMLEGAERDEVWRAALKFWPPYATYQARVDREIRLFRLVIRAS from the coding sequence ATGGCGCCCGGCGTCCGGCTGATCCAGAAGGTCTCCTCCACCCGCACGTTCGCGAGGATCGCCCCGCATGTCGTGCCCGTCATGGACCGTACGGTGCACCGGCTCACGCGCGGCAAGGTGCTGCTCAGCGCCCAGATGCTGCCGGGGCTGATCCTGACGGTGCCGGGGGCGAGGAGCGGGCAGCTCCGAACCACTCCACTGGCCTGCATGCCGGAGAACGGGGCGGTGCAGAGCTGGATCCTGGTCGGCAGCAACTTCGGCCGCACGGGGCACCCGGCCTGGACCGCGAATCTGCTGGCCGGTCCCGACAAGGCGGTCGTCAACTGGCAGGGCAGGGACGTTCCGGTGCGCGCCACGATGCTGGAGGGCGCCGAACGGGACGAGGTGTGGCGGGCGGCGCTGAAGTTCTGGCCGCCGTACGCGACTTACCAGGCGCGGGTCGATCGGGAGATCCGGCTCTTCAGACTGGTGATCCGGGCGTCGTGA
- a CDS encoding TetR family transcriptional regulator, with the protein MTGQVRTVDGRVAGRRGQATRQKLLDCLSEMLSSSPYRDVKVIDVARKAGTSPATFYQYFPDVEGAVLEIAEEMAKEGAGLTELVAGRSWVGKAGWQTAEELVEGFLDFWRHHDAILRVVDLGAAEGDKRFYKIRMKILNSVTNSLTDSVKELQAKGKVDKEVSAAAMAGSLVAMLAAVASHQKGFTTWGVKQAELKPNLALLVHLGITGKKPTR; encoded by the coding sequence ATGACAGGACAAGTGCGCACCGTCGACGGCCGCGTGGCCGGTCGACGCGGACAGGCGACGCGGCAGAAGCTGCTCGACTGCCTCAGCGAGATGCTCAGCTCCTCGCCGTACCGGGACGTCAAAGTCATCGACGTCGCCCGGAAGGCGGGGACTTCACCCGCGACCTTCTACCAATACTTCCCCGACGTCGAGGGCGCCGTCCTCGAAATCGCCGAGGAAATGGCCAAGGAGGGCGCCGGGTTGACCGAACTGGTCGCCGGCCGCTCCTGGGTCGGCAAGGCCGGCTGGCAGACAGCCGAAGAACTCGTCGAGGGCTTCCTCGACTTCTGGCGGCACCACGACGCGATCCTGCGCGTGGTCGACCTCGGTGCGGCCGAGGGCGACAAGCGGTTCTACAAGATCCGCATGAAGATCCTGAACTCGGTCACCAACTCCCTCACCGATTCGGTGAAGGAGCTCCAGGCCAAGGGCAAGGTCGACAAGGAGGTCAGCGCCGCCGCGATGGCGGGCTCGCTGGTCGCGATGCTGGCCGCCGTCGCCTCGCACCAGAAGGGCTTCACGACCTGGGGCGTGAAGCAGGCCGAACTCAAGCCGAATCTCGCCCTGCTGGTACATCTGGGCATCACCGGGAAGAAGCCGACGAGGTAG